One Thermodesulfovibrionales bacterium genomic window carries:
- the rplS gene encoding 50S ribosomal protein L19 gives MSLINAVEEAYKKDVPAFRVGDTVKVFVKVVEGDKERIQPFEGVVIARRGTGVRGTFMVRKVSFGIGVERIFPLHSASLDRIDLIRRGSVRRAKLYYLRTKKGKAAKIKEMGRERIAAEETKEA, from the coding sequence ATGAGTCTCATTAATGCCGTTGAGGAGGCGTACAAGAAGGATGTGCCTGCCTTTCGGGTAGGCGACACGGTCAAGGTTTTTGTCAAGGTTGTTGAAGGTGACAAGGAAAGAATCCAGCCCTTCGAGGGTGTGGTCATTGCGCGGAGGGGAACCGGGGTAAGAGGAACGTTCATGGTGAGAAAGGTTTCCTTCGGTATCGGTGTTGAAAGGATATTTCCCCTTCATTCCGCTTCCCTGGATCGGATCGATCTCATACGGAGGGGCTCTGTAAGGAGGGCAAAACTCTACTATCTGAGGACGAAGAAGGGCAAGGCAGCGAAGATAAAGGAGATGGGGAGAGAACGCATCGCTGCGGAAGAGACGAAAGAAGCGTAG
- the trmD gene encoding tRNA (guanosine(37)-N1)-methyltransferase TrmD, which produces MRYEVITIFPDIFHAYLSESIIKRAIGKGIVEIKVHNLRDYTTDKHRTVDDYPYGGGSGMVMKPEPFFSAVEAIKADGLETYTIMMTPQGRPFHQGLAATLSRDTRRLLFLCGRYEAIDERVRGGLVDLELSIGDYVLSGGELPALVIIDALVRLLPGALGDEHSVEEESFSWGILDYPHFTRPPEYRGARVPDVLLSGNHRDIERWRRKEALRRTLRRRPELLRKVSLEQEDHILLSEIEEEEGNESH; this is translated from the coding sequence ATGCGATATGAGGTCATCACGATATTCCCCGATATCTTCCATGCCTATCTCTCTGAAAGCATCATAAAAAGGGCGATCGGCAAAGGGATCGTTGAAATCAAGGTACATAACCTCAGGGATTATACAACGGACAAACACAGGACCGTCGACGACTACCCTTACGGGGGCGGCTCCGGCATGGTCATGAAACCGGAACCATTCTTCAGCGCTGTTGAAGCCATAAAGGCCGATGGGTTAGAGACGTATACGATCATGATGACTCCGCAGGGAAGGCCCTTTCACCAGGGACTTGCGGCGACACTCTCCCGGGACACGAGGAGGCTCCTCTTTCTCTGCGGCAGATATGAGGCGATCGACGAACGGGTGAGGGGGGGACTTGTTGACCTCGAACTGTCTATCGGTGATTATGTTTTGAGTGGCGGAGAACTGCCGGCATTGGTTATAATAGATGCTCTCGTGAGGTTACTGCCGGGTGCGCTTGGTGATGAGCATTCGGTCGAAGAAGAGTCCTTCTCCTGGGGCATTCTGGATTATCCCCACTTCACGAGACCCCCGGAATACCGTGGGGCGCGGGTTCCTGATGTACTCCTCTCCGGCAACCACAGGGATATCGAGCGGTGGAGGAGGAAGGAGGCCCTGAGGAGGACATTGCGGAGGAGACCGGAACTTCTCAGGAAGGTCTCCCTTGAGCAAGAGGATCACATACTACTTTCAGAAATCGAGGAGGAAGAGGGAAATGAGTCTCATTAA
- a CDS encoding multiheme c-type cytochrome produces the protein MDKIVLKVFLLVAVVSLPLVCAAEPICLDCHKKITPQVVRDWQLSKHNTKGIDCTQCHGDKHQSETDVAKAEIPTPDTCAKCHDKQVRQYRGGKHAFGWAAMKQLPLIHWQPLAGTESMQKGCGVCHKVGVKSAQEIQDLKKSGQIFGNASCDSCHTRHAFSVQEAKQPQACQTCHVGLDGPQWEMYSVSKHGVRYLLKQNRTLPEDIAAPTCQTCHMQDGNHAVRTAWGFFAFRLPMPEDEEWAADRTLIMQQLGLLGADGNPTETMKTVKEMDVFRLTNEEWQKDRDKMVKTCHQCHSVNFVNAEMAKGDQIIKTADHLMAEGLRIVDALYRDGLLKRPEAPLYPFPGLTEFPAIEQKLFFMLSQQRMRAFQGAFHSNLDYTYWQGLSAMQRSLTEIKEMAAEIREKAAERTLREEEEPE, from the coding sequence ATGGACAAGATAGTATTGAAGGTCTTCCTCTTAGTGGCTGTCGTGTCACTTCCGCTCGTTTGTGCTGCAGAACCGATCTGTCTGGACTGCCACAAGAAGATCACCCCTCAAGTGGTACGTGATTGGCAGCTGAGCAAACACAATACGAAAGGCATTGACTGTACACAGTGCCACGGAGACAAGCATCAATCTGAAACAGATGTGGCGAAAGCGGAGATTCCGACTCCCGATACCTGCGCCAAATGTCATGATAAACAGGTGAGGCAATACAGAGGCGGAAAGCATGCCTTCGGTTGGGCCGCCATGAAACAGCTGCCGTTAATACACTGGCAGCCCCTCGCCGGGACTGAAAGCATGCAAAAAGGTTGCGGAGTCTGCCACAAGGTAGGAGTGAAGAGTGCGCAAGAGATACAGGATTTAAAGAAGAGCGGCCAGATCTTCGGCAATGCTTCGTGCGATTCATGTCATACCCGACACGCATTTTCGGTTCAGGAGGCGAAGCAGCCTCAGGCCTGCCAGACCTGTCACGTTGGTCTTGACGGACCGCAGTGGGAGATGTATTCAGTATCAAAACACGGTGTCAGGTACCTTCTCAAGCAGAACAGAACCCTGCCGGAAGACATCGCTGCTCCCACCTGTCAGACCTGCCACATGCAGGACGGCAATCATGCGGTACGAACTGCCTGGGGGTTCTTCGCATTCCGACTCCCCATGCCTGAGGATGAAGAATGGGCCGCTGATCGGACACTCATCATGCAACAGCTGGGGCTGCTGGGAGCGGACGGTAACCCGACTGAAACAATGAAGACAGTGAAGGAGATGGATGTGTTTCGATTGACTAACGAGGAGTGGCAAAAGGATCGTGATAAGATGGTCAAAACGTGCCATCAGTGCCATTCCGTCAATTTTGTGAATGCCGAGATGGCAAAGGGCGATCAGATCATAAAGACTGCAGACCACCTCATGGCGGAAGGACTGCGGATTGTTGATGCCCTCTATCGGGACGGCTTGCTCAAGAGACCGGAGGCTCCTCTCTATCCGTTCCCCGGTCTTACCGAATTCCCGGCAATTGAACAGAAACTCTTCTTTATGCTCTCCCAGCAGAGGATGAGGGCTTTTCAGGGGGCGTTTCATTCAAACCTGGATTATACGTACTGGCAGGGGTTGAGTGCGATGCAGAGGAGTCTTACGGAAATCAAAGAAATGGCGGCAGAGATTCGGGAAAAGGCTGCGGAGAGAACACTGAGAGAGGAAGAAGAGCCGGAGTGA
- a CDS encoding metal-dependent transcriptional regulator — protein MERERIDEALELLWLLDEEGHSEIDRFRLSSDDPEFESLLDALSVEGFITVNDRLVLLSDAGRELARGLIRRHRLAERLFTDVFALKDDQVESDACKMEHILSEELTDSVCTFLGHPPTCPHGKPIPKGECCKKYKVEVTPVVMRLSTFEVGARGRIVFIVPSEAARISRLGSIGIAAGSVFRLIQRTPSYVIQVDETTVAIDPEIAKEIFVKRIA, from the coding sequence ATGGAACGAGAAAGGATAGACGAAGCCCTTGAGCTGCTCTGGCTCCTCGACGAAGAGGGCCATTCGGAGATCGACCGGTTCCGGTTGAGTTCAGATGATCCGGAATTCGAGAGCCTCCTCGACGCTCTTTCGGTCGAAGGCTTCATCACGGTCAATGACCGTCTTGTCCTTCTGTCCGATGCGGGGCGCGAGCTGGCGAGGGGACTCATCAGGCGCCACCGTCTCGCGGAAAGACTTTTTACGGACGTATTTGCGCTGAAAGATGACCAGGTAGAATCCGACGCCTGCAAGATGGAGCACATCTTGAGCGAGGAATTGACGGACAGCGTCTGCACGTTCCTGGGGCATCCGCCCACGTGTCCGCACGGAAAACCGATTCCAAAGGGGGAATGCTGTAAAAAGTATAAGGTCGAAGTTACGCCGGTTGTTATGCGGCTTTCCACCTTCGAAGTCGGCGCAAGGGGCAGGATCGTCTTTATCGTCCCTTCCGAGGCTGCGAGAATCAGCAGGCTCGGCTCGATCGGGATAGCCGCCGGCAGCGTATTCAGACTTATCCAGAGAACACCTTCCTATGTCATTCAGGTCGACGAGACGACCGTTGCCATAGACCCGGAAATAGCCAAAGAGATCTTCGTCAAGAGAATAGCATAA
- a CDS encoding ribonuclease HII, whose translation MDIYRYDESLRGEGFHRIAGIDEAGRGPLAGPVVAAAVVLPPLKRIEGLRDSKKVPGKERERLFWDVFCCCLDVGVGVVESDVIDKINILKATRLAMETAVRDLSSDPDLLLIDALRLSSLKTTKQVSLVKGESRSASIAAASIIAKVVRDRIMEHYDGIYPEYGFAAHKGYPTREHIGKIAQCGPCPIHRKSFEHVMSLNLPYACGGG comes from the coding sequence GTGGACATCTACCGGTATGATGAATCCCTCAGGGGCGAGGGATTTCACCGTATAGCCGGTATCGATGAAGCGGGAAGAGGACCCCTTGCAGGTCCCGTAGTCGCCGCGGCTGTTGTCCTTCCCCCTCTGAAGAGGATTGAGGGCTTGCGAGACTCTAAGAAGGTTCCAGGAAAGGAACGAGAGAGACTCTTCTGGGATGTATTCTGCTGTTGCCTCGATGTCGGCGTCGGGGTTGTAGAATCTGATGTAATAGATAAAATCAATATCTTAAAGGCGACACGGCTTGCGATGGAGACAGCCGTACGAGACCTATCTTCGGACCCGGATCTTCTCCTGATAGACGCCCTGCGTCTGTCTTCCCTCAAGACCACAAAGCAGGTTTCCCTGGTGAAGGGGGAATCGAGGAGCGCCTCCATAGCAGCCGCTTCCATCATAGCGAAGGTCGTGAGAGACCGGATTATGGAGCACTATGACGGCATCTATCCCGAATACGGATTTGCGGCGCACAAGGGATATCCCACGAGGGAGCACATCGGGAAGATAGCGCAGTGCGGACCGTGTCCTATCCACAGGAAGAGCTTTGAACATGTTATGTCTCTGAATCTCCCCTATGCGTGCGGGGGCGGATAA